One bacterium genomic window, CACTGGAGAGCCAATGCGGCGATGCGACAAGTTGACATGGCAGTTGGCCGTGCCGCCGCGCATCTCAGGCCCATAGGACGGAATCCAGGAGACGTGCAATCCGGACTGCATGCCCGCTTGCGCCAGCATCAGCCCCAGAACCAAAACGCCCTGGCCGCCGAAGCCGGCGAGCTTGATACGCGGATTGTCCTGCGGCCCGGCGCACGGCTCCGCGCTGGACGCCGGCGGCTTGTCAGTGGGAATTTCCAACTTGGCCCACAGATCCGCGCTCTGAAAGACAAAGCGTTTGCTTTCAGAGGCCGGCACGCTTTCGCTGCGGTCGCGGAAAACGCCCAGTGGAAATTGCTTGATCATAAAATCATTGATCCACTGCTTGGCCTGGACCGGAGTCATCTTCCATCCAGAAGGACAGGCGGAGAGAACTTCCACCAGGCTGAAACCCTTGTTCTCCATCTGCACTTGCAGCGCCTTGCGCACCGCGCGCCGCGCCTTGTTGGTGTTCTTGGCGTCGGTCAACGCCACCCGTTCCACATATACCGGCGCCTCAAGCTGGCTGATCAACTCGGACATGCGGATCGGAAAGCCCTCGTTGCCCTGATTGCGTCCATAGGGCGAGGTGGTGGTGCGCTGCCCCACCAGCGTGGTAGGCGCCATCTGGCCGCCGGTCATGCCGTAGATGGCATTGTTGACAAAGAAAACCGTAATGTTCTCGCCCCGATTGGCCGCCTGTAGAATCTCATTGCCGCCGATGGCCGCCAGATCGCCGTCGCCCTGATAGCTGATGACGATCGAATGAGGCAGGCTGCGTTTGATGCCCGTGGCCACAGCCGGAGCGCGGCCGTGCGCGCATTGGACATTGCCCACACGGAAATAATAATAGGCGAACACGCTGCAGCCCACCGGACTGGCCAGCACGGTGCGCTCGCGCAGCTGAAAATCGTCCAGCGCTTCTGCGATGAGCTTGTGCAGCGCGCCGTGACCGCAGCCCGGACAATAATGGGTGCTCTCCTTGTTCGCGCCCGTGTTGCGCTCATAGATTTTATAAAAGCTGTCCGACTTTGCCAGCACTTTGTCGACCATATCATCGCCCTTCCAAAAGAGTTAACACCTTTTCGGCGATCTCTTCCGTTGAGGGGACCATGCCCCCCAT contains:
- a CDS encoding 2-ketoisovalerate ferredoxin oxidoreductase translates to MVDKVLAKSDSFYKIYERNTGANKESTHYCPGCGHGALHKLIAEALDDFQLRERTVLASPVGCSVFAYYYFRVGNVQCAHGRAPAVATGIKRSLPHSIVISYQGDGDLAAIGGNEILQAANRGENITVFFVNNAIYGMTGGQMAPTTLVGQRTTTSPYGRNQGNEGFPIRMSELISQLEAPVYVERVALTDAKNTNKARRAVRKALQVQMENKGFSLVEVLSACPSGWKMTPVQAKQWINDFMIKQFPLGVFRDRSESVPASESKRFVFQSADLWAKLEIPTDKPPASSAEPCAGPQDNPRIKLAGFGGQGVLVLGLMLAQAGMQSGLHVSWIPSYGPEMRGGTANCHVNLSHRRIGSPVVSRPTVLVAMNLPSLEKFEKEVEAGGLIIYDSSLIDRPPQRQDVQILAIPATEMADQLGNTRIANMVILGAYIAL